The following proteins come from a genomic window of Micromonospora zamorensis:
- a CDS encoding C40 family peptidase yields the protein MPVATMPPHRHGLNTSARPGGLRRGVHRLLVLVAAAAVGAGLLAAPAHADPTVDEIEAQIDKKWEQLEPTIEQYNKVRAQLKVNRQKSADLQKKIEPLALQSELALNRVGDLASRYYISGPSHDIGSLLVSVKPDTLAEQLTVLDRLAAQERKEVEGVLAVRAKYDGEKQKLDGLIVTQTKQQNDLAAKKKQIDAEIKQLEASMPKTTVKTAACPTINGVVSEAARTAIKTACGKVGKPYVWGATGPNSFDCSGLTQYAYKAAGISLTHHTGDQWNEGKAVARADARPGDLVFFFSGLSHVGLYLGNNQMVHAPRAGKPVQVSSINTMPVAGFRRPG from the coding sequence ATGCCGGTGGCAACCATGCCCCCTCATCGTCACGGCCTGAACACGTCTGCTCGGCCAGGTGGCCTGCGCCGCGGCGTCCACCGTCTGCTCGTCCTGGTCGCCGCCGCCGCTGTCGGCGCCGGTCTGCTCGCCGCACCGGCTCACGCCGATCCGACGGTCGACGAGATCGAGGCGCAGATCGACAAGAAGTGGGAGCAGCTGGAGCCCACCATCGAGCAGTACAACAAGGTCCGGGCGCAGCTGAAGGTCAATCGACAGAAGTCGGCGGACCTGCAGAAGAAGATCGAACCGCTGGCGCTCCAGAGCGAGCTGGCGCTCAACCGGGTCGGCGACCTCGCCTCCCGCTACTACATCTCCGGACCGTCGCACGACATCGGCTCGCTGCTGGTCAGCGTCAAGCCGGACACGCTCGCCGAGCAGCTCACCGTGCTCGATCGGCTGGCCGCGCAGGAGCGCAAGGAGGTCGAGGGCGTGCTGGCCGTGCGGGCCAAGTACGACGGCGAGAAGCAGAAGCTGGACGGGCTGATCGTCACCCAGACCAAGCAGCAGAACGACCTGGCGGCCAAGAAGAAGCAGATCGACGCCGAGATCAAGCAGCTCGAGGCGTCGATGCCCAAGACCACGGTAAAGACCGCGGCCTGCCCGACCATCAACGGAGTGGTCAGCGAGGCCGCCCGCACCGCGATCAAGACCGCCTGCGGCAAGGTCGGCAAGCCGTACGTCTGGGGTGCCACCGGCCCGAACTCGTTCGACTGCTCGGGGCTGACCCAGTACGCCTACAAGGCGGCCGGGATCTCCCTGACCCACCACACCGGTGACCAGTGGAACGAGGGCAAGGCGGTTGCGCGAGCTGATGCTCGCCCCGGTGACCTGGTCTTCTTCTTCTCCGGGCTGAGTCACGTCGGGCTCTATCTGGGTAACAACCAGATGGTGCACGCGCCACGTGCCGGCAAACCGGTGCAGGTGTCCAGCATCAACACCATGCCGGTCGCCGGTTTCCGCAGACCTGGCTGA